Within Sporosarcina sp. PTS2304, the genomic segment CTGGAATCGATAGCGACTTCAGTAGATTGTTTTTTTGCTTGATCACTCGTCATCAGCATAATGATAGAAATACCGATGATGAATAAAACGACAGCAACTAAGATGATTTTTGTCTTAATCGATTTCAACAACTAGGTGTCAACTCCTTATGTAAATTTTCCTACATAGGTAGTATCGGTTAGAAATGAATTTTGTTCATTCGATTTTGCTGAAAAAGAGAAAAACCTGTCGAAAGTTGCCGACAGGTTTCGTGTACGTTACAGACAGGCTGCCCCTACAATAATAAGTAGGATAAAAAGAACGACAATTAGTGCGAATGCGCTTCCTGTTCCACAGTTAGCTGTGGAGCCAGGTCTAGAACCTCCGTAATTGCCGCAACCAGCAGGGGAGTAACCGCCACCATATCCGCCAAAACCAAACATGTTGTCACCTCCGTTCTATTGTATGATGGAAAAATTAACAGCCGTATCCCATAAACCCTGCACCGACAATGATCAATAAAATGAAAAGAACGACGATCATTGCAAAACCGAAGCCGCCGTTTTGGTTTGTGTAACCTACTGATTCGCCCATATTGATTTCACCTCCAAATGTGGAACTACCCTTATACTATGCAGGAATTTCATAAATGCCTTGGCTCTATGAAAAAAACAAAAAACTCCGCCTGCTCCCATAAGGAGAGGCGGAGACACTGACAATTGAGCTACAATACATTTTGAAATTTTGAAAATTAATTACTAACAGCAATACGAAAAGCGTAGTCGCGCTCATAGAAGTGTCGTGTCCGCTCATAGCAAGCGTGTTCGGGCTCATAGAATGGTCGCATCCGCTCATAGCAAGCGTAGTCGCGCTCATAGAACGGTCGTGTCCGCTCATAGCAAGCGTGTCCGCGCTCATAGAATGGTCTCAACCGCTCATAGCAAGCGTGTTCGCGCTCATAGAACGGTCGCATCCGCTCATAGCAAGCGTGTTCGCGCTCATAGAATGGCCTCAACCGCTCATAGCAAGCGTAGTCGCGCTCATAGAAGTGTCGCATCCGCTCATAGCAAGTGTGTTCGCGCTCATAGAATGGCCTCAACCGCTCATAGCAAGCGTGTCCGCGCTCATAGAAGTGTCGTGTCCGCTCATAGCACCTCGTACACTTACAATTTAAAACGCTCAACTGCTATGCTGAGGTCTTCACTCAGTTGTGTGAGTGATTCTGCAGCCTCTGCTACGGTACTGATGGCGTGCACTTGCTCATCTGTAGAGGCACTAACTTCTTCACAAGAAGCAGCGGACTCTTCTGTAGTTGCGAGCAACAGCTGAATTTGTTCAGAGACATCATTTTTGTAGACGTCCATTTCTTGTAATCCGTTCGTTACGCTGTGGATACGGGTTTGCATTTCACCGATAAAGCCGGAAATTTTCTCAAAAATTCCTTCCGTGTCATGCACTACGTTACTTTGATTTTCAAATGTTTCGCGTGTACCTGCCATTTGTGAAATGACTTGCTGTGTACCGTCTTGAAGTTCATGAATCGTCGAGCGGACTTGTTCGGCGGAACGTGCAGATTGTTCAGCTAGCTGACGTACTTCATCCGCCACTACCGCAAAGCCTTTGCCGTGTTCGCCTGCTCTTGCGGCTTCGATGCTGGCATTAAGCGCCAATAAGTTCGTTTGAGAAGAAATGGCGGTAATGGCATCGATGACGGAACTAATGGCTTGTACTTTCGATTCAAGCGTTTTAATCATTCCCCCCATTTGCTGTAGGTCATGATTCCATGTGTTAAATGAATTGTGTAACATTCCCATTTGTGTACGGCCTTCTGCATTGACTGACACAGCTTCTGTCGCGAGTTGGGCCATTTCACCGGCTACTTCATTCGTCGTATGAATTTGCTGATTGAGTAAATCGGCGCGTGCGGTGACAATTTCTGCGTTTTCTGCTGATTTGGAAGCCCCTTGTGTAATATCTTGTAACGCATGGGCGATTTCTAAACTGGTAGCGCTTGTTTCTTCAGAGACAGCACTTAAATTTTGGGAGCTGGCCAGCACATTCGACGCCGAGTGATTGACGGTTGTGATTAATTCATTCATTTGCTCAATCATCTGATCAAAGCCTCTGCCAAGTTCGCCGATTTCATCAGAGGAATGGATATTGGCGCGTGTCGTTAAGTCGCCATTTGCCACTTCTTGAACGGCATCTTGTAAACGGAAAATAGGTTTGAGTAATTTGCTTATAAATACGAATAATACGATGGCTAAAATCCCCAATGTTGCAACAGCAGCGATCAGCATGACGTTTCGTAAGCCGTTTGCTAATGCCTGCATGTTCTTTTCTTCATAAATGACCCCAAGTTTCCAATCGAAAGTAGGAAGAGTAGTGAACATATCTACTTTTTTCTTCCCATCTTGTGTAAACGTGTGGTGGCCGCTGACGTCGTTATACATTTCTGCCACGTAGTCTCGGTCCATGATGTTTTCACCGATTAATGAAGGGTGTGCGATAGCCGTTCCTTCGTCGTCCAAAATGAAGGCATACCCGTCATAAGGAATATCAATGGCAGATATTTCAGAAGACAAAGTAGACAATTGAATATCAAGACCTGCCACGGCGACGAGCGTGTCGTCTTTAGTGACAGCTTTTGCGGCGCTAATGACAAAGTTTCCTGTTGCTACATCTACATAAGGTTTTGTCCAATGTACTTGAGTAGGTTCTGCTACTGCTTTTTGAAACCATTCACGTGCCGTTGGATCAAAATCAGTTAAGTCCACATACGGTCTAATCGTGATCGTCTTTGATTCGAATGCCAAATACGCACTTGATACATCCGGATAAGTGGAAAGAGTGTTGGAAAGAGCACTTACTACTTCAGCTTGGCCGGTAGTAGATGTCGCATTTAGGAAGTTTTCTGATTCAGTTAGGATTTCCAGTCCTTTACTGTATTGTTTCAACTCTGACTCGATAGATGAACTCATTTCACTAAGCAGTGTATTACTCGACTCGATGATGTTTTCTTCCGTTCGTTCCTTCACAAGCCAGCTGCTGAAAAGGGTCATTGTTAAAATACCGCCGCTGACAAGTAATAGAACGAGAAGAATGATTTTCGTCTTGATGGATTGAAACATAGTCATTTCTACTCCTTTAATATTCTATTTGGTACTTATAATACACTACTTTCGACTTGGCGAGTGTTACAATTTTCATGGTTTTTTATTATGCGGCCATTTCGACAGTATTATTCCAACCGTAATTTTCGATATGTTCATAGTTTATAAAGATGTGGACGATAATAGGGAAGAAATTCTTGCGTTCGACTTAACAACCCGAATTCCTATCCGATACTATAAGTAACGAATGTTCATTGAAGACAGGGGGTTCCATTATGGTCAGCCGAATAGGCAATGGATCCGCGCCACAACCAGTGCAAACATCATATGATAATGCGCCCATTGCAAACGAGAGGGCAGTAGTTGAAGTGCAACCGGTCAAAGAGTCAGTGCAACAATCTTCGCAAGAAACACCATATGAACTTACGAAACATGAAGCAAAGCAGTTAACAGAAGGATTGAATACTTTTTTAGAAAGTGTCAACGTTCAGCTGCGGTTTCAATATCATGATAAGCTACATGAATACTACGTAACGATCGTGGATTCAGAAACCGATGAGGTAGTACGTGAAATCCCGCCAAAGAAGTTATTGGATATGCACGCAGCGATGAAAGACTTCATCGGCTTATTGGTAGACCATAAAATTTGATAAAGGTGTGAGGTATAATGAGAATCGGTGGAATCGTGTCAGGTATGGATACGGAGTCGATTATTAGAGATATGATGAAAGCGCATCGACTTCCGCTTGATAAAATTACGCAAAAGAAACAATATACGCAGTGGATGCTAGATGATTATCGCTCAACGAACCGTGACTTGCGAAAATCGGGGGATAAGCTGTTTGATACAGTGATGAAACAAGGAACGTACTTGCAGAAAAATGTTACAGTTTCCGATGAAAAAGCCGCGAGTATTACATCTAAAACGTCGGCATCAGATTTTTCAGGTACACTTGAAATTGAGCAACTTGCATCGCAGGCTACTTTCCAAAGTGGT encodes:
- a CDS encoding YjcZ family sporulation protein encodes the protein MFGFGGYGGGYSPAGCGNYGGSRPGSTANCGTGSAFALIVVLFILLIIVGAACL
- a CDS encoding YjcZ family sporulation protein; the protein is MGESVGYTNQNGGFGFAMIVVLFILLIIVGAGFMGYGC
- a CDS encoding methyl-accepting chemotaxis protein — its product is MFQSIKTKIILLVLLLVSGGILTMTLFSSWLVKERTEENIIESSNTLLSEMSSSIESELKQYSKGLEILTESENFLNATSTTGQAEVVSALSNTLSTYPDVSSAYLAFESKTITIRPYVDLTDFDPTAREWFQKAVAEPTQVHWTKPYVDVATGNFVISAAKAVTKDDTLVAVAGLDIQLSTLSSEISAIDIPYDGYAFILDDEGTAIAHPSLIGENIMDRDYVAEMYNDVSGHHTFTQDGKKKVDMFTTLPTFDWKLGVIYEEKNMQALANGLRNVMLIAAVATLGILAIVLFVFISKLLKPIFRLQDAVQEVANGDLTTRANIHSSDEIGELGRGFDQMIEQMNELITTVNHSASNVLASSQNLSAVSEETSATSLEIAHALQDITQGASKSAENAEIVTARADLLNQQIHTTNEVAGEMAQLATEAVSVNAEGRTQMGMLHNSFNTWNHDLQQMGGMIKTLESKVQAISSVIDAITAISSQTNLLALNASIEAARAGEHGKGFAVVADEVRQLAEQSARSAEQVRSTIHELQDGTQQVISQMAGTRETFENQSNVVHDTEGIFEKISGFIGEMQTRIHSVTNGLQEMDVYKNDVSEQIQLLLATTEESAASCEEVSASTDEQVHAISTVAEAAESLTQLSEDLSIAVERFKL
- the flaG gene encoding flagellar protein FlaG; its protein translation is MVSRIGNGSAPQPVQTSYDNAPIANERAVVEVQPVKESVQQSSQETPYELTKHEAKQLTEGLNTFLESVNVQLRFQYHDKLHEYYVTIVDSETDEVVREIPPKKLLDMHAAMKDFIGLLVDHKI